From Trichoderma atroviride chromosome 1, complete sequence, one genomic window encodes:
- a CDS encoding uncharacterized protein (TransMembrane:1 (n4-15c20/21o458-475i)~BUSCO:EOG092D1UCZ~SECRETED:SignalP(1-20)), whose amino-acid sequence MKSLSFVATLLGLLAGPCSALSVASLPADFKPPPVFKNNNLVHVVSVEKSFAREQINVLVENVSGKPQDEYFVPFTADQIARLGGIEAKDRKDDKVGPFGVDRVEYSSQSDVQYYRITLPAPLKAGAQQTLAISWYYLKPYRPLPASIEQDEQQYLVYNFSLYAASAYPTLKQKTEVKLSTVTIPDYTTFTNSEGKEYPEKHGSKLLYGPFDEQPAGAVYPAQIRFEFTKPVIHVSELERDIEVSHWGGNVAFEEKYTLYHRGANLSSQFNRVKWAQSLYYNPASSALKELKYPLQIGSVDPYFTDAIGNVSTSRFRSSKREAMLELKPRYPVFGGWKYPFTIGWNTNAANVLRNTASGGHVLKVPFIEGPKQVEGVEYEDVTVRVLLPEGSENVKFYTDLPDSSIVETSVGVHKTYLDTTGRTAIVIKARNLVDDFRFRDLIISYDTPLASTLQKPLVVFGSMLAVYAAAWAVGKVEVGFSPK is encoded by the exons ATGAAGTCGTTATCGTTTGTAGCGACGCTTCTGGGCCTCCTGGCTGGTCCTTGCAGCGCCCTCTCTGTCGCTTCTTTGCCTGCCGACTTCAAGCCCCCACCAGTCTTTAAGAACAACAACTTAGTGCATGTCGTTTCGGTCGAGAAGAGCTTTGCGAGGGAACAAATCAACGTTTTGGTTGAGAATGTTTCTGGCAAGCCTCAAGACGAATACTTTGTGCCGTTTACCGCGGATCAGATAGCTCGACTCGGTGGCATCGAGGCGAAAGATCGCAAAGATGACAAGGTTGGACCCTTTGGAGTCGACCGAGTCGAGTATAGTTCTCAGAG CGACGTTCAATACTACCGCATCACATTGCCGGCACCCCTAAAGGCTGGCGCCCAGCAGACCCTCGCCATCTCATGGTACTACCTAAAGCCATATCGCCCTCTCCCGGCCTCAATCGAGCAGGACGAGCAGCAGTACTTGGTATACAACTTCTCCCTCTACGCTGCGTCGGCATACCCGACCTTGAAGCAGAAGACCGAGGTCAAGCTGTCGACGGTCACCATCCCAGACTACACCACATTTACCAATAGCGAGGGCAAGGAATATCCTGAGAAGCACGGTAGCAAGCTGCTGTATGGACCCTTTGACGAACAGCCTGCCGGCGCCGTCTACCCAGCCCAGATTAGATTCGAGTTTACCAAGCCTGTGATCCACGTGtcagagctggagagagatATCGAGGTCAGCCACTGGGGCGGCAACGTGGCATTTGAGGAAAAATACACCCTGTATCACCGAGGTGCCAACCTTTCCTCCCAGTTCAACCGCGTGAAGTGGGCGCAGTCTCTATACTACAACCCCGCCTCCTCTGCACTGAAGGAACTCAAGTACCCGCTTCAGATTGGTAGCGTTGATCCCTACTTCACCGATGCCATTGGAAACGTATCGACTTCTCGATTCAGGAGCAGCAAGCGTGAGGCCATGTTGGAGCTGAAGCCCCGCTACCCTGTGTTTGGTGGCTGGAAGTACCCCTTCACCATTGGCTGGAACACCAATGCTGCCAACGTCCTGCGCAACACTGCCAGCGGAGGCCATGTGCTCAAGGTTCCATTCATCGAGGGACCCAAGCAAGTTGAGGGCGTTGAATACGAAGATGTCACCGTCCGCGTCCTCCTCCCTGAGGGATCAGA GAACGTGAAATTCTACACCGATCTCCCCGATTCGTCAATTGTTGAGACATCAGTTGGTGTTCACAAGACCTATCTCGACACCACTGGCCGAACCGCCATTGTGATCAAGGCCAGGAACCTGGTAGATGACTTTCGATTCCGAGATCTGATCATCTCGTACGACACCCCATTGGCAAGCACCCTCCAAAAGCCCCTGGTGGTGTTTGGAAGCATGCTTGCTGTGTACGCCGCGGCATGGGCGGTTGGAAAGGTGGAGGTGGGATTCTCGCCCAAATAA
- a CDS encoding uncharacterized protein (EggNog:ENOG41), whose product MDNCASPHSITGHPPPKTRSSVSLSKLLDYIQPELSRKQYRIIKNDKGLIEAYKSAGIDRVEIGRQICEWGKNSGDEAIVDISSKVGLLLQEMGKLSEPYATALEDARGHLKIIRNIEKIVQPIRNRKMRVLDKIQKIRTKTPSQNIKLAALEQELVRVEAESLVAEAQLTNLTRQNFREAFQIELAAAIERAEKEVILAKHGFRLLELLDANIVAPGEPYVPYEHGVQAHQVLSDAEANLKEYQPDDRYRAPGGSGILVEETADEVDQQVNINGWGVAQS is encoded by the exons AT GGATAATTGCGCATCGCCTCATTCTATTACGGGACATCCGCCGCCAAAGACCCGGAGCTCTGTCTCGCTCTCTAAGCTATTGGATTACATTCAACCCGAGCTCTCGCGAAAGCAATACCGCATTATCAAGAATGACAAAGGCCTCATCGAAGCATACAAGTCCGCGGGTATAGACCGTGTGGAAATTGGCAGGCAAATCTGCGAGTGGGGCAAGAATTCGGGAGATGAGGCCATCGTCGACATATCCAGCAAggtcggccttcttcttcaagagaTGGGCAAATTGTCAGAGCCTTACGCCACTGCACTAGAAGATGCGCGTGGCCATCTCAAGATCATCCGCAACATTGAGAAGATTGTTCAACCGATCCGCAACAGAAAGATGAGGGTGTTGGATAAAATCCAGAAAATCAGAACAAAGACCCCTTCTCAAAACATCAAACTGGCCGCGCTGGAGCAGGAGCTTGTTAGGGTAGAGGCCGAGAGTCTGGTTGCTGAGGCGCAGTTGACAAATCTT ACTCGCCAAAATTTCAGGGAAGCGTTCCAGATcgagctggctgctgctattgagCGCGCCGAGAAAGAAgtcatcttggccaagcacGGCTTTCGCCTcctcgagctccttgacGCTAACATAGTCGCGCCGGGAGAGCCTTATGTGCCCTACGAGCATGGAGTTCAAGCTCACCAAGTGCTGAGTGACGCCGAAGCTAATCTCAAGGAGTATCAGCCGGATGACAGGTACAGAGCTCCAGGAGGAAGCGGGATACTAGTAGAAGAGACTGCGGACGAAGTCGACCAGCAAGTTAATATCAACGGCTGGGGAGTGGCGCAAAGCTGA